The Humulus lupulus chromosome 4, drHumLupu1.1, whole genome shotgun sequence genome has a window encoding:
- the LOC133832031 gene encoding putative disease resistance protein At1g59780 — translation MEKSLIVSYLQKLESMLVQEKAAFAEAKDQIEKVVNKLKEIGELLDDKETWINEKVEVLLSETIQRVTKFDCSTTSEDDSEECNKSCHCLNEEQTSASSSSKLSLLQSNYSNLSECLQNCLMYCCIFPENFLIHKGKLIRLLVAEGLIKEKEGRLMEDIADEHIGELVNKGLLEIDDELSGNATKLQVTSIYHEFCLRQIEEGKFKFSTSVPYKARRVVTDLDMLKTDNSQLCSLFLIENETPFEERSEWLKLEVAKFLRVLDLEGTKIKSLPNVVGDLIHLRYLCLKDTEITELPEGLVNLKDLQNLDIRWCGYIAELPKFVLSLSNLRHLKMLKNYGVCGVKLPLGIGCLRNLLTLTGMDPSGEIAREIGNLTELRRLGVMDVTEDVINELSSSIMKMYTEKLVLVESFSPPLSLRKLKLEGVLEKIPSWLGSLERLTNIRLGYSHLMENPALVLQLLPNLKDLTLWHAYDGLKMGKEFCKAGGFPKLEYLTMASEFLEEWTELEEGALPS, via the exons ATGGAAAAATCCTTAATAGTGTCCTATTTGCAGAAATTGGAATCTATGTTGGTCCAAGAAAAGGCAGCATTTGCTGAAGCCAAAGATCAAATAGAAAAGGTTGTGAACAAACTCAAGGAGATTGGAGAGTTGTTAGATGACAAAGAAACTTGGATAAATGAA AAGGTTGAAGTTCTCCTTTCAGAAACCATACAAAGAGTTACAAAATTTGATTGTTCAACCACTTCTGAAGATGATTCGGAGGAGTGTAATAAGAGCTGTCATTGTCTAAACGAAGAACAAACAtcagcttcttcttcttcaaaactTTCATTACTCCAATCTAATTATTCGAATCTATCTGAATGCCTTCAGAATTGTTTGATGTATTGTTGCATCTTCCCTGAGAATTTCTTGATTCACAAAGGGAAACTTATTCGACTACTCGTAGCCGAAGGGCTGatcaaagaaaaagaagggagACTGATGGAGGATATAGCAGATGAGCATATAGGTGAACTTGTCAACAAAGGACTGCTTGAAATAGATGATGAACTCTCAGGTAATGCTACTAAACTCCAAGTTACTTCTATTTACCACGAATTCTGTCTTCGCCAAATAGAGGAAGGAAAGTTCAAATTTTCAACTAGTGTTCCTTACAAGGCAAGGCGTGTTGTGACTGATTTAGACATGTTGAAAACCGACAACTCGCAACTTTGTTCTCTGTTTCTTATTGAGAATGAAACACCTtttgaagagagaagcgagtgGTTGAAGTTGGAAGTTGCAAAATTCTTAAGAGTTTTAGATTTAGAAGGTACCAAAATTAAAAGCCTTCCAAATGTAGTGGGAGACTTGATACACCTTAGATATCTTTGCTTGAAAGACACTGAGATAACTGAGCTTCCAGAGGGCCTTGTCAACTTAAAAGACCTTCAAAATTTGGATATTAGATGGTGTGGATACATAGCAGAATTACCAAAATTTGTACTAAGTCTCTCAAACCTTAGGCACCTCAAAATGCTGAAGAACTATGGTGTTTGTGGGGTGAAGTTACCACTAGGAATAGGATGCCTTAGAAACCTCTTGACCCTTACTGGCATGGATCCTAGTGGTGAAATTGCAAGAGAAATAGGTAATTTGACAGAGCTCAGAAGGCTTGGAGTGATGGATGTAACAGAAGATGTTATCAATGAGCTATCTTCTTCTATTATGAAGAT GTACACTGAAAAACTTGTTCTTGTGGAATCATTTTCTCCCCCTTTGTCTCTACGAAAGCTTAAGCTTGAAGGTGTTTTGGAGAAGATACCAAGTTGGCTTGGCTCATTGGAAAGGCTTACAAACATAAGGTTAGGTTACTCTCATCTTATGGAGAATCCAGCTTTGGTACTTCAGCTCCTACCAAACTTGAAAGACTTAACTCTTTGGCATGCTTATGATGGATTAAAAATGGGGAAAGAGTTTTGCAAGGCTGGTGGCTTTCCAAAGCTTGAATATCTCACAATGGCTTCTGAATTTCTAGAGGAATGGACAGAACTTGAAGAGGGAGCACTGCCTAGCTGA